The following coding sequences lie in one Arachis hypogaea cultivar Tifrunner chromosome 4, arahy.Tifrunner.gnm2.J5K5, whole genome shotgun sequence genomic window:
- the LOC112795250 gene encoding signal peptide peptidase-like 2, which translates to MTNSIRGCISCILPCGALDVIRIVHSNGRIDDLTTRTINAADVMRAHPNHILKKYSPSNLLIIPPHADLYRGNIYFLVPLPPPPPPNQHATAVDQQVSTSTHTSTSNQTVLLSCAFLYGIFWVFVSKWWFHESVMIVVARGDRSGEDGISMLLSIIGFGDIILSGLLVAFSLRYDWLAKRNVRSGYFVWAMSAYGLGLLLTYIALNLMDGHGQPALLYIVPFTLGTFLLLEKKRGELNLLWIRGEPEMPCPHNQESQQ; encoded by the exons ATGACGAATAGCATAAGGGGATGCATATCATGCATCCTACCATGCGGGGCATTGGACGTGATACGTATAGTTCACTCCAACGGCAGAATTGACGATCTCACTACTCGCACCATCAACGCTGCTGACGTCATGAGAGCTCATCCTAACCATATCCTCAAGAAATATTCTCCCTCCAACCTTCTCATCATTCCTCCCCACGCTGACCTCTATCGCGGCAACATCTACTTCCTCGTTCCcctccctccccctccccctcccaaTCAACACGCTACAGCAGTAGATCAGCAGGTCTCCACCTCCACTCACACAAGCACCAGCAACC AAACTGTTCTTCTTAGTTGCGCCTTTCTATATGGCATCTTCTGGGTATTTGTCTCTAAGTGGTGGTTCCATGAGAGCGTAATGATAGTG GTAGCTCGAGGCGATAGGAGTGGAGAAGATGGTATCTCCATGCTGCTTAGCATAATTGGTTTTGGGGACATAATCTTATCGGGGCTTCTAGTCGCATTTTCACTAAG GTATGATTGGTTGGCAAAGAGGAACGTTCGGTCTGGATACTTCGTGTGGGCAATGAGTGCTTACGGTTTAG GTCTCCTTCTAACATATATTGCTTTGAACTTGATGGATGGGCATGGTCAACCAGCATTGCTTTATATCGTCCCGTTTACTCTTG GCACATTTTTGTTATTGGAAAAGAAGAGAGGTGAACTCAATCTTTTATGGATAAGAGGAGAACCAGAAATGCCTTGCCCTCATAACCAAGAGTCTCAACAATGA